AACAAGCCTGGCTCCAAAGGGCACGGTTCTCGTTGATGGCGAGCTGTGGAAAGCCGTGATTGACAACGGTAAAGTAGAGTCAGGAGAGGAGGTGACGATAACCAAGGTCGAAGGACTGAAATTGTTAGTGACTCAAAGGAAAATTAAAGGGAGGAGAAGATGAATCTAATTCTTATTTTTGGCATTGCTATAGCAGCCATAATACTCCTGGCAGCGGCTATCAGGATTGTCAACGAGTATGAGCGCGGTGTTGTCTTCCGCTTGGGACGGTATGTTGGTGTTAGGGGACCCGGGCTTATCTTTCTAATTCCGTTTATCGAACGGATGGTCAAGATTGACCTCCGCGTTGTCACCATGGATGTCCCGACCCAGGAATGCATCACACTGGATACGGTTTCTGTTAAAGTTGATGCCGTGGTCTATTTCAGGGTTATGAAGCCTGAAGATGCTGTGCTCAATGTGGAGCAGTACATTAGAGCTGCTTCGCTGCTTTCACAAACCACTCTACGAAACGTTGTGGGCCAGTCTGAGCTCGAAGACCTGCTGGCTCATCGAGACAAAGTCAACGAAAAGCTCCAGACACTGATTGATGAAGGAACAGAGCCGTGGGGAATAAAGGTGAGCATGGTGGAGGTCAGAGACGTTCAGCTGCCCGATACGATGCAGCGGGCGATGGCAGCTCAGGCTGAAGCTGAGCGAGAAAGGCGAGCTAAGATTGTGCACGCTGAGGGTGAAGCTCAGG
The Chloroflexota bacterium genome window above contains:
- a CDS encoding slipin family protein — protein: MNLILIFGIAIAAIILLAAAIRIVNEYERGVVFRLGRYVGVRGPGLIFLIPFIERMVKIDLRVVTMDVPTQECITLDTVSVKVDAVVYFRVMKPEDAVLNVEQYIRAASLLSQTTLRNVVGQSELEDLLAHRDKVNEKLQTLIDEGTEPWGIKVSMVEVRDVQLPDTMQRAMAAQAEAERERRAKIVHAEGEAQAAEKLAQAAKIIGSQPSALQLRYLQTLTQISTEKTNTIVFPLPIDLITPLLGKTSESKK